A stretch of DNA from Acomys russatus chromosome 4, mAcoRus1.1, whole genome shotgun sequence:
agctcaggctggcctcaaactgtcttgtctttgtctccttatgctgggcttacaggccaCCCTGCctttttacatgagtgctagGGATCTGCAAGCACGTTGCTGAGCCGTGTTCTCAGCCTTGAACTTAAacttctggtttcttctctggCTCCACACTGCcttcacctcctaagtgctggcattcaagcatgtgctgtccttgcttttgtggggtgctgggattgaacccaggacttcaagCAAGCGTTCTACTGAGATATGGCTTCAgccttttttagacagggtcttgctatgtagcacaggcttgCCTCAGACCTGAAACtcccctgtctcagtctcctggaTGCTAGAATTATATGTGTGCACTGCCATAGCATtacttgcttttgctttgttctaaGGTAGTCTTGTTCTGTACcctaagctagcctcaaacttgtggcaaccatcctgccttagcctctctaGTACACCATGATACctaacccttttttaaaaaactcttttttgttgttgttgctattgttttgctttttttgtttatttttaagatagggtctctctacatagcctggctgtcctggaactcactgtgtagaccaaactgtcccagaactcacagaaatctgcctgcctctgcttcctgagtgctgggatcacaggcatgacACCACACCTAGCCcaactctctttctttctttttctttctctctctctctttctttctagatttatgttattattatgtatacagggctctgcctgcatgtatacctgcacaccggaagagggcatctgaccacattacaaatggttgtgagccaccatgtggttgctgggtattgaactcaggacctctggaggcaTCTCTCCGGCCTTAGCCCAACTCTTAATAGTGTAGGTTTTTCTCCCCCTTAATTattgtgtgcataagtgtgtaaGATATGTGTATGGGTACATGTGTTATGGCAtacgtgtagaggtcagaagacatatttgtggagtctgttctttcctcccacccttacataggttccagggatcaaattgaCATAGCAAGATTTGTGTAGCATGCACTTCATCCTTTGAGCCACCTTCCACACCttaattgtattttcttccttcctttcttccttgataTCAATAGATCTCACgatgtagctttgactatcctgaaGTTCatggtgtagaccaggctggcctggaatgcagaGATTTGCTCGTCTCTggctcctaggtgctgggattaaaggtgtgcaccaccacatctggcttaatAGTATATTTCTTAAGCTAGACAGTGCTTGATTAGAACTACcttatgaggctggagagatagctcagaggttaagagcactgactgctcatccaaaggtcctgagttcaattcccagcaaccacatggtggctcataaccatctctaatgagatctggtacatgcaggcagaacactgtatacataataaataaaatctttaaaaaaaaaactaccttatGCATGGATGCTCAgtatatttatcatttcttgtgttttctgaaTGGTTTAGGtattaaatactattttaaaagcaaagtcaTAGTATTATCAGTCAGTAAACTAAATATAGTTATTTACACATGGGAGAGAAAGACAATCTGCTATAGCTAAAACCGTTAGCAGCAATCATCTCTGAGGAATGTGGTGTTGAGGCAGCAAGAGGTTGAGACATCccgtctcctttttcttttttgacttttgaatcgtttttaagatatttaaagTAAAGCATAagctttatgtatttatttatagacacaGTCTCCTGTATCCCAGGATAGCTTCAGACTTGCTCTGCAGCTGACGATGACCCTGCACTTCTAATTCTCCTGCTTCTACTGCAcagaccaccacacccagtttatgaaGAGAAAGCTCCCGAACTCTCTTCCCCATGCCCAGGCCACTGTGTCTCTTACCCCAGAATCTTAGCACAGTCATCATAGTATTTCATCGAGTTCTTGACAAAGCTAAAGCCATTGACATCGCACACAAAGGAGTGACCGTTGGCACGAAGAAGGTCAAATCCACAAACTGTTTGCTGCAAAAGCAAAATAGGCGAGACTCAGCGACAGCTTCGAGAGCCTgctcccatttcttcccttcaTCCCACAGTCCCGTGCGCCCAACCCTACCTTGAAAGCCACGCAGACCTTCCTGGCCACCAGCTTCTCCATGGCGGTCAACATGACGGGATAGCGAACCTCTTTGCCCTCACTGTCTCGCTCGACCTTCCCATCCAAAGCTGGAGATTTTCTAGCTTCGGCATGGGCATAGTCTGGCCCCactgtgtacacctgcaggtacATAGCATCACTGAGTATGCCACAGCTCACCCTGTGTGTGAGAAGACAGTATGAGCACTAGGTCTGTAGACTACTCCAGCATAAAACACAAAACTCTGCACAGCCCACAGTGGCAGcatctgcctgtaatcccagcactttgtgagttcaatgccaacctggtctacatagtaaggtctaggtcagccagagcaacatagtcttaaaacaaagacaagacaaacaaaaacccgtCCGGACATTAAGAATATAAAGACTGGgctcagtgagacagctcagcaggtaaagatgggTGCTGACGAGCCTGATggcttgagtttgatctccaagATTCATATggatgaaggaaagaaatgatttcctccctccaagttgtcctctgactccacatgcatgctatagtgtacacacacacacacacacacacacacacacacacaaaatgtaataagacaatttaaaaacaatacagagactgatactTCTGGTACTAAACATTATTCCAGTGATATTACAAAGGTTTCTCCTTAGGACTCTGGTAATAATGTCTAGtccttattaactaatgatttaCCGATGTAAATCATTGgttaatgtaaaattaattaatgcgTAATGTAGAAAGCACGGTACCTTGCTCTTGCTCTGACAGTGAAAATTAGACTGTCTCCATCTCATTATCTTCACATGACCACCAAAGCCGGTTGAAACCCCATTTGATTTTCTAAGATCCCATCCACGCATACTTCCCAAGAACCTCATTCCCACCCAGGTAATTATGACATCGTAAATCTCTGTATCCACCATAACCTTAACGTCTGTGCCGTCTGTTGGCATGAACTCCTCGTAGATATATGATCCTGTCTTCCGGACACTGCTCTCAGGAGAGTAAACGCTGCTCCGGCTGCCAATctttaagaggaaagaaagggggaacaATACTGCCTCCATCTCCGGGCTTTGCCAGCAAGCCCACTCTGCCCTTCAGCTCTCTGATGTCCCACCTTGCGGAAGAGGCGTTGGCTCCCTCCTCCGGCTGAGCTGGGGTAGTAGATGTAGACGTTGTGGTCCTCTGCACTCACTGGCTTCTCCACAAAGGGCTTGGGGAACACAGCTCCATTCACTTCCACCTGGTCTTCACCTTCTATCAGGTTGCACTCTGAAAGATGGGTGTGTGATCACTCGTAGGGCCTAAGGTTGTAGAGTATTTCCAGCTCCTATTTCCCTGGGGTTTTAACctatataatctttaaaatggTGTGACCGTGTCCTATCACAGACATGCCAATGCTTATAGATGGTGTTTAGATATGATATCTCTATAGTGCTTCAAAGGCTCTGTCTGAAGACCCACGACTCCACCTGTAGTCCAATAGTCAAAGGCCCACACAGATATGTACGCAGGAGATGTTTAAAGGACAAATACTGGGCTAAGCCATGAAAATCAAGGCAGGGAATGAACAGAAACAGCAGGGACTCACCCTCAGGACAGGCGGGGTCACGGTTGAGCACAGCATATCTCGGCAGATCAATACCCTCCTCCTGCAGGATCCGGTACACCTCCCTCCTGTCACCGGCAAATAAATTAGCCATGTAGGAAAGGTGGGGGTGACTAAGGGAAGAGGCTAGGAATCTTATTTACACAGGGAACCAGAGCTCAACAGGGTATGgtacaaaaaaatgaaacctgTGCTTCCCAGATTAGACTCACTAAAATGGGTATTTCAGGGTCCCCCTCCCCTCTGGTCCAGAGGAAGCTATACCTGTCTTGTATGTAATACTGCATGGCCAAATCATTGATAAGGAAGGGATTTCGAAGCTTGGAGTAAGCAACAGCTTTGTCCAGAGGAAAGCCTGTGACGGAGTGGGGGAAATGGAGAGACCAAAGAAATTGAAAGAGGCAGAGTGAGGAACAGGAGAGACTGTGACATGTTAGAGCCACAGCTGCCACTGAGCTCCTCCACACACCTaacccaggccccacctcctccaGCCTAGGATGTCCATCAGGGGAAATGAGTCCACTTACAAGTAGGCTCCTCTCAGAAATCCAATCCTATCTGAGACCTAAGTGTCTTACAGTTGTCCTGTGCAGCTAGAGTAGTGGCTTTAAACCACACCCAGCAAGCCCTGACACAGAGGCAAACTCCCCTCCACTgctctcctgggtgctgagaggCTGGCAGCTTCTCACCGATGTGACAATAAGAACCCCATCCCCATCTCTATTCATCCTTCTCAGACCCCAACCTTTGGAGTGGAAGGAAATAAGACAGTGGCAGGACGGCCAGTTCTCCACAGGCTCATTGAGGATCACGTCTTCGCCCAGGATGACAACAGTCAGGTAGTCAAATCTGCAGAGTCGCTCTAGGATCTGGGTCATTGGCTTGGACTTGGATTTCTTGGTCATGGCACAGATGCCAACAATAATTTGAGGTTCTGGAGGCTACAGAAAAGAAGTGCGATCAGGGACTCCAGATCCCCACCTATGTCACCTCCAACGCCGTCACATCTTTCTAGGGCAGTTTCTTGTTAGGACTTTGGAGCTGAGGGACAAAGGACACCTACCACAGTAGAAACACTGTGGGGAAAGTGCTtcttcaaaagaagaagaagcagtgaCAACAGGAGGAACAGCTGAGCAGGGGCCTCAGAGAGGTGACTGGCCGACTTCTCTACTGCCCCTGCCCTAGCCGGCATGCAGCCTGCTTACAGCAGGGAGTCTGTGCTTGCAAAGAACAGAGCTGTCTCTGTCCCATAGGGCCTCAGTGCTGTGGGGTGGGGCCCCAACACCACGCTATGTCCCTTACCCTAGACTTACCActtcatcctcctcatcctcaagGAGCTCAGTGTCACTCTCTTCCGTCCTCATGCCTATTCCACAGGTGCCCAAGCCCtcatctccagctccaaggaagaAGTGGGCCGTAGCAGTGCTCTCGTCCTCATTGGCCGTCAATGACCACATCCCCGCCGGAACACCCACTCATCCCGCTCTGCAGAAGGGGGTACCCTATCAGCTTAGAACCAAGCATCCTTACAGTGGGTAGGGATAAGGTACAGGGAACtagacagcgagagagagagagagagagagctacaaaGGGTACAGAGGGAACAGAAACAAAGCCATGGCAAGGATTAACAAGAAAGGAAACTGTACATGACTTGGCATGACTAAAGAGGAGTAAGAACAAAGCAAGGTCGCTTTTTCTTCCCTGTTTATCCCACCCTCGCCGAGAACTGGTAAGAAGACCAGGAGATTAAGCCTTACAGTGCTGGCATGTCCCTGATTCTGCCAGCAGGAAACAATGTTAACTCCGGGCAGCAAGCAGAAGAGGCGGTTCTTCAGTGAAGGCTGCTGTTGATTCCTACCAAGAGAAGGTCAGAGGAACATTTATTTCAAACTCTGGATCCATCCCACAATACTCCCagctctctccacctcccccacaATACTCCTGGAGCCTAGGGATCAAGTCAAGAGCAGAGGGCTGCAACAACTCGGAAGCTTTTGCCTTTGAGCTCTATCTTCACTACTACCTGGATTAACTCAAGAAGCATCTATTGAGGACGCCCTCCATCCTGAGCATTGTCTCGGAATGTTAACATCTGTAcatcccctcctccctcaccccaccatCTTAAAGGACAGATATCCAAATCTTGAGGATCAGTTCAAGGACAGAAGTCTGGTGCTGGCTGGGGGCGTTGAGATGTAAGCATCCACACAGTAGTTTTTCAATCCATTCACGAACTAGAATCTCAGTGGTCTATCCACTCTCCTCTAGTACTGCAAAACCAATGCTGGCCTAGGACAAGGCCCTTTAGAGCAGCGGCTACACTGAGTGAAGTCCTACCTAAGGCCGCACGGGTAAGAGTACCTTATCAATCTGGATCAGAACGAGCTGGCAGTTCCACTTCTGCATGCATACACCTAGAGTGTTAGTGGAACCTCCAGTGATGGGAGGCATTTCTGGCTATTAGAACTGGAAAGGTGTTATACCGGTATCTTGTGAGCAGATGGCAGGGATGTTGCAAGAAATTCTATGTATATGCTATCTCAAGATCTCCCAATCCAAACTGTTGGCAGCACCAAGGTGGACAGACTGCCACGGGAAGACTCGGCCTACACTAGTGGACATTCACAGAGACAttcttccctcttccatctcAGACTAAAAACAGCCCAGATGCCGTAAGGAGAAGAATGGAAACATATGATGCAGTATATAAAAACCAAACTAATACTGGACTTAAATCAACAGGGGAcagtgagatggatcagtggaTGGAGGCACTTGCTGCCACGCCTAATGATCTAAGTTGGAACCCTAGGccctacatggtggaaagagaagactgACTCccataggttgtcctctgacctccacatgcgtgcTGTAGGtccacatacatatgcaacaGTTTCCAACTACAAAACTGCCAAGGTATATGTATAGCATGATCATTTGCATAAGTAAACATTATGTGCTATTTATGACTGCAATTGTAATTAGGACaagtttgttgttggtttttgctgttggtttttaAGTAcctgttttatatgtatgggtgttctACCTGGACACATTTATGCAGAGCCCATAGAGGCAGAAGAAAACACCGAATtcttggaagagaagccagggcctttgaaagaacaaccagtgctcttaattactaaGCCAACTTTCCAGCCCCCAGTTAGAAGCCGTTTAAAAGCAGGCTGAATGGTAACACATGCCTCTAGTCtctgaacttgggaggcagaagcagggagatctctttgagttcagggCTGTCCTGGTCTActttgtgagctccaggccagccaagattacacagtgagacctgtctcaaaaacaaaacaagataaatacataattttttaaattgtccaAAAAGACACCAAATTTATAACAGTGGCATTaccttagaagaaaaaaagagaatgatcCTAGGTGTTTCTAGTGATATCTATAAAGCCTTACCTATATATAAATGTCTATTTTCAAAGATCAAAAAGATATGAAGCAAATACACAAAAGGCTAATACTTGCTAATAGTAGTTGTAAGGGTTTGaacaacatttattattttctaaaaataatgtaCTCTAGTGACTGAAAAAAGTGGATCCTAATcaattcctttcttttgattGTCCCCTGTCACAATCAAGTAAGTTGTGTATAATAAAGTAATGAAAAGATTGCCATAAACAATTGGTAATCTTCTGTGAAAACATGCCCGCACTCTAAACAAACTTGGCTGTTGCTTTCTACTTaagtacagaagaaagaaatcaataaaggCTTCTATTTaattactgttaaaaaaaaaatggggtcaTTCAACAGACATTTTCCACGTTCCATGGAAGTTCACAAAAACCCTAACAAAGCCGAGAATCCCTTGAGTAAATTAATTCACTCTTCTTACAGAGCTTTAAAGTCTTCAATAATTCCTCTCTTCGTGTTAATTTAAAATGCCTCCATTTTACAACTAGGGCTGCAGCTTTGAATAGAAAATTATAGACGACCTTTATATAGACCTCAGTCTTCCCCGTCCTCATCATCTGACGCCTATTGCTCAATCTCCACACGACAGAACATTCTTCTACAGTTCTGCACTCCAGCTATGCACGGCCGTTCGCACGCATGCGCTCCTCCTGACTGACAGACCTTGTCTCTGAGTTCCCTTTTGGTGATCTAAACCATGGCATTCCCAATGATATCTTACAACTTCCCCGATTTGAATTTTGTGACACTCTTTGTGCCTTTTCAGAAACAGGAGTTCTCCCAGTGTCTAAGGGACCTTCACCCCACTGCCCTTTAAGTATTCCCTGTTTTTTGGTTTCAAACAATATCCAGCCATGTTCTGGAAATTCTATTACAGTCCTGTAATGGGAAGTCATAGGATGCGGCAGTCCGTTCACAAACATGGAGTGAAGGCAGATGAAGGTCCAAATTCAGAGTtaacaaagcaaaaatagaagTCTGACAGGAATAGCTACGGCAAAGCCAGGCTTCGTGTGGATGCGCTTCTGGGAGAAGCTGGGGTTTTAATGTGGTGTTCCCAAAACCACTTTCCTGCTTTCTGTGCTCTTTCCCCTTCATCTTCTCCCCAAATTTAGTTGCATAAGAAAACTGCAGATTCTACACTGGGCTAAAGGGCAATCTTAccatggaaggaagagagggaaagggtaGAGGAACAGAGAGGCAATCAAGAGAGTACCTGTACTAACTCAGGTCTGGGGAAGGGTACAAGGCAAGGGTAAACTGTCACTTCATTAGCTCTTAAGAGTTGAGGGCGGTTTGCATGGTCTCTGACTTCTTGGAATCATCTTGCATTTGAGAGCAGGCCCAACAATAGTAAATAAAACTAACACAGAAACTCCTCACGTCACCACCACAGATATTGGGGTTTCCTACCTTCAAAAGCAAACCCTCACCCCTTCGCACCTCTCTTTTCCTGGTGGTTTTGAGGCAAGCTCTCACTCTGGAGCTCTGGATGGCCGCACACTCACGGCAATCATCCtccctcagtctccagagtgttgttgggattacaggcgtgagccgcTCTGTCCGCTTCCTACTTCTTTCCTAAGGCAAGCTTTACTGTTTCCGACACATTCCTTATTCTGACACCAGTCAACCATCTGCTGCCTGTTCTGTCAGCTCACTtatcctgccttctcttcttccccattTTGTGATAACGGCTCTTCATTGACTAACCTTACTCCTCACACTGCTGCACCGCTGCATCAATTAATGCAACGAATCCAGCCAATTCTCCCACTCACTGACTCCCAGAAGTAAACAACACTTCAAACCTGCACATGAGTCATCACGCTtgctaatacttttttttttttttaaagacagaatctatGTGGCTCAACCTAGCCTTAAACGCGGGAtgctcctgccacagcctccaggGTACACTTGGTAGCATCTTTCCGTTAATGATGAACACTTAATGATCCCCTATAACGCCCGGGGGCTGTTCTTTCCTCACACTAGCCCTCCTGGAGATTCATCTCCTTTTCACCGTAACCCATGCCTCAGCAGACcctctccctggccagccagtcccttCCCTCACTCTGCCAGCATCCAGCGCCCGCGGTCCTCCCCTTCCCTCGGCTACTCGGATTCTCGCGCACGACCCTCTACCTCGGCCCCCTCCCCTGCAATCCATCCCCGCCCCTCCTCCCAGAGTCCCCAGCCCTATCCCCTGCAAGCCTTCCATCGTCCCCTTATTTCTCCCGCAGACCCCTCCACACCCGTCGTCTCGTCTCTCACTGACCCCCTCCGCCGTCCTCTCTCTCGGCGCCCGGTCACGAATCCTGCCCTCCCATCCTGACTGCATTCGCTTCTGCCCGCCCCCGCCATCCCCGCCTCGCTCTCCCTACGCTGACATTGAGGCCTCCCGGCTGCGCCTCCCTCCCAAGCTGTCCCCACCCGGGACTACCCACGGCCCCGAGCGCAGGCCCGAGCCCCTCTTCGAGCCCACCCTCCCCGATaccgcccccagccccagccactcCCCCACCGCCCCCGGCCCGCACTCACCCGCCTCCCTCTGCTCGCGCAGCCGAACCTGCCGGCAGCGACACCTGACAGCGGCCCAATCAAAGTGCGACTTCTTTGCAGTCCGGCCAATCCGCAGAGGGCGCGCACCGGCAACAGTCAGGCTGCGTTGGCCGGAGCCTCAGCGTAGAGGAGGGTGGCTCCTTGTGGCTGCACGGGGAAACGCAACCTGATGCTCTTGTGCTTCTTGATTTCCCACTGCGTTGCTTGCTGTCCACCTCCTTGGTCTCTAGACCGAGGCTAGCTAACCTGTGAGATCAACTGAATGGAGATACATGACGAAGAGGAAAAGTTTGTGACATTGGACCTTCCTGAGGTGaaaaaatgaggtttttttttttttttttgtaaaacaaaactaagtgTGATATAGGTGAACAAGCTGAAAAGATAGCCGTAGCTGAGAAGAGTTAGGGATGCTGAAGACAAACACACCGGCAAGCAGACAAGCAAACAGGAAAagttaagaggaagaaaaagagactaaGCCGTGAGAGATACAGGAAAACGGTGGAAAAGGCAAACTGAACATCTGATTTCTATCTCCACACCGTGCTTCTTCTCTGCTCACCAACTTTTGAATCTGAAATGCTGGGTTTGGAGCCTGTTCTTCCCCTTAAAACCATGCAGCTTTCGGAAGTCACCTTACTTCCCAGAGGTTccactgcacttttttttttttttttttaagatttatgttgtgtgcatctgtgtcttgtctgtatgcatgtctgtgtggtggtagtgtatgcatgtctgtgtgatggtgttggatcccctgaactggagttcaGACAGTCATGCCatgtctgggaattgaacccgggtcctctggaagaacacccagtgctcttaaccactgagccatctcccagcccccactgTGCTTATTTGTAAGCGTGGGACTAGACACCCATTTTACACACTGCTGCTACTTGTGGCAAAGTACTCGAGAAAAGCAGTTTATGGGGAAAGAGGTTcattttggctcagggtttcaAAAGTTTTGGTCCTTAGCTCCTTTGCTTTGGCCATCAGTAGAGACAGAAATAATGGTGGCGGTTTTACCCAGCCACTTGCATGTTGGCTAATAGAACAcagacagggaggaaggggcaAAGGTCAAGATGCACCGTCAGAGGCATGCCCACAGGGACGTACTTTCTCCAACTAGGCCCTACATCCTTCCTTTCACCGTGTCCCAATAATGTTGCCATGTTATGAACTCATTTTGGGATAAACCCATTGATTAGAGCCCTCAGAACCCAACCACATCACAAAGGTCCAGCAGCTGGTAACCAACCAAGCTCCAGTTCATGATCCTATAAAGGACATTTCTTATCCAAGCAAAACAGATGTTGACCATATGAGAGcattgtcttgtgtgtgtgtgtgtgttactgttgtCCTTGAGTTGATATTTAGGCTTCCCTGGTCAGGATTTTGAAGTTCCCCATTTGTTCTCTGTAACTTTAAGGACCTTACAATTTTCCTAGTTAGATGCCTTATCATACCGACTCCCCAACCCCCAGGCCCTCTGAATGGCTAAAGATGGTTCTAAGGACAAGGTCTACAAATTATCACTGGTAGTTAATGCTCAGCTTATACCTTCTCTGCCACTCCAACTATGCAAGCAGTAATTACAGCAGCTCCCGAGTATAACACTTCTCCATTGACCCACCAAAAGTGCTCTGCTCCTGGTCATCTGTTGGAGTGATCTAATTCTCAGTGAAATAATACACGTGTGATTGTGAAGTGCTTTAAGGCACTAAATATTAACAACAATAATTATTAACCAGAAATAAAATACTATACATATCGATACTTTCTCATATGcaatagaatattttttttgtatgtgtatgggtgttttacttgTATGTTTGGGGGCTGTGCTTCCCCGGTGctcaaaaaaaagagagaagaaggcattggatctcctggaactgagttAGAGACATGTTGTCAGCAACCAAGTGTTTGTGGGGAATTGaatccaagtcctctgaaagagcagccactgggccatctcttcagtcccataaggtaattttttctttctttttttttttttttttttttttgctttttcaagacagggtttctctgtgtagccctggctgtcctggacttgctttgtagaccaggctggccttgaactcacagagatctgcctgcctctgtctcccgagtgctgggattagaggcgtgtgccaccacgcccggccataaggtaatttttaaaaatgactaaaaacaTATTGTATGCCTATCATGGGCTTACAAGGAATAAGAAACGTGCACAGTATATGAATCTTTTCAGCAGAGCTATTGTTTCATGTCAAAAGGCGTTTTCCAGACGAGTAACTTCTCTACCCTGGCtgcccttatttctctctctgctcatctccctccccacctcctatGTGCTGAGCAGCTCCTCAGCCAAATAACAGCCCCGCTGCTCTGGACGGCTGCCTCCTCCTTTTATCTGGGTAGGTATATGCCATCCCAAGTAATTATATTTACTTACTCACTcgtgcctcctcctccacctggatAATGAACACCCACAGCacaggtaactttttttttctccaaaagtgAGCAAGCTTCAACAGCAGATTCCAATCTATTCTCTGAGAACTACTGTTTTATCAAGAGAAGGGGCCCCAGAAAAGAAATGGCTAGCTTCTAAGGATACCCACAAATAAGGAAGGTCAGAAAGGAGATATATGGGGGCTTGCAAGTAATAAGGGAATATGTGTTAGTGGGGCCAGCAGGGACCATGAAGGGTAATTTCCTTTTCCAAATACTCTCTTAAGACTTCCAAATATCCTACTGTCTTCTGGACCGTCAGGAAGCTGAAGGAAGACATATTAATGCTaatatgcctgcctgccttggctGGTCCTCCACACCTAAGCCTCAGGTCCCTAGCTCAACTCCAGCTTTCATCCCTCTCCGTGCACTACTAAAAGTCATGTCGCACTTAGTCCTGCTGGTAGCTGTGGAAACAAACCCTCTTGAGTCTGAAGGTGCACttcacgagagagagagagagagagagagagaggagagaaggcagagaC
This window harbors:
- the Ppip5k1 gene encoding inositol hexakisphosphate and diphosphoinositol-pentakisphosphate kinase 1 isoform X1, whose amino-acid sequence is MWSLTANEDESTATAHFFLGAGDEGLGTCGIGMRTEESDTELLEDEEDEVPPEPQIIVGICAMTKKSKSKPMTQILERLCRFDYLTVVILGEDVILNEPVENWPSCHCLISFHSKGFPLDKAVAYSKLRNPFLINDLAMQYYIQDRREVYRILQEEGIDLPRYAVLNRDPACPEECNLIEGEDQVEVNGAVFPKPFVEKPVSAEDHNVYIYYPSSAGGGSQRLFRKIGSRSSVYSPESSVRKTGSYIYEEFMPTDGTDVKGELWHTQ